A window from Granulicella tundricola MP5ACTX9 encodes these proteins:
- a CDS encoding TolC family protein yields the protein MFRLPHSSIQRVALVKLSAALLLCAGLRALPAQSPSEMPVEPTRAVQLPLSGRSSQAGDVTVMQRTTNSGGGNSVVTIDSSVTVPVPYSGSVPTGVASPDVLPLTLESALAMGLRTNLGALSQSAATEQAQGQRAVAKSQLLPQVNTVVSEVFEKENLRTLGVSLPSIPTTSKFNYYDARAVRLQQSLFDLVRIRNVQGASENVQANIKAARNTRDLIVLAVAGSYLQLLATRARVEASDSQVKTFRAIYQQAADRRAAGLATRVDADRSLVQLQTQQQRLRSLKADQQTQSLRLARIIGLPLGQRFTTGEQYAFTPVTLVLEEDALKRAESERSDLQAAASDVRAAELAVKAAHAERLPSLGISADFGAAGITPTNHSTSVYTVSGTLTVPIYEGGRIHGEIVQTKAVLRQRKAEFDDLRGQVDEDVRQAFIDLDSAADQVGVAQSNATLARETLEQSRDRFTAGVADTVELVQAEQSVVQADDDSITAVFEHNLAKVALARAMGNAEQTLPQLLRKP from the coding sequence ATGTTTCGTCTGCCACACAGCTCCATTCAGCGCGTTGCATTGGTGAAACTCTCAGCCGCTTTGCTGCTGTGCGCGGGCTTGCGTGCTCTGCCTGCGCAGAGCCCGTCGGAGATGCCGGTTGAGCCCACCCGAGCAGTCCAACTCCCTCTCTCCGGCCGCTCCTCTCAGGCCGGCGATGTCACGGTCATGCAGCGCACCACCAACTCCGGGGGAGGGAACTCGGTCGTCACCATCGACAGTTCCGTCACGGTTCCGGTCCCATATAGCGGCAGCGTTCCAACCGGCGTAGCCTCACCCGACGTTCTCCCCCTGACTCTTGAGTCTGCCCTCGCCATGGGTCTCCGAACGAACCTCGGCGCACTCAGCCAATCCGCCGCAACCGAGCAAGCGCAGGGCCAGCGTGCCGTCGCAAAAAGCCAACTCCTCCCACAGGTGAACACCGTCGTCAGCGAGGTCTTTGAAAAGGAGAACCTTCGCACCCTCGGCGTTAGTCTCCCCAGCATCCCCACCACCTCAAAGTTCAACTACTACGACGCCCGCGCCGTGCGCCTCCAACAGTCTCTCTTTGATCTCGTCAGAATTAGAAACGTTCAGGGCGCGTCGGAAAACGTCCAGGCCAACATCAAGGCAGCCCGCAATACGCGCGATCTGATTGTTCTCGCGGTAGCCGGGTCCTATCTCCAGTTGCTCGCCACCCGCGCCCGGGTCGAAGCGTCGGACTCTCAGGTGAAAACCTTCCGCGCCATCTACCAGCAAGCCGCAGACCGCCGCGCCGCGGGTCTAGCCACCCGCGTCGACGCGGACCGCTCGCTTGTGCAACTCCAGACCCAGCAACAGCGCCTCCGCTCCTTGAAGGCCGACCAGCAAACCCAAAGCCTCCGTCTTGCCCGCATCATCGGCCTCCCCCTCGGCCAACGCTTCACCACCGGCGAACAATACGCCTTTACCCCCGTCACCCTCGTCCTTGAAGAAGATGCCCTCAAAAGAGCCGAGTCCGAACGCTCCGATCTCCAGGCCGCAGCCTCCGACGTCCGAGCCGCCGAACTGGCTGTCAAAGCCGCACACGCAGAGCGCCTCCCCTCCCTCGGCATCAGCGCGGACTTCGGCGCCGCCGGCATCACCCCCACCAACCACTCCACCAGCGTCTACACCGTCTCCGGCACGCTGACTGTTCCCATCTACGAAGGCGGCCGCATCCACGGCGAGATCGTCCAGACCAAGGCCGTCCTCCGCCAGCGCAAGGCAGAGTTCGACGACCTTCGCGGCCAAGTCGACGAAGATGTCCGCCAGGCCTTCATCGATCTTGACTCCGCCGCCGACCAGGTGGGCGTCGCCCAGAGCAACGCCACCCTCGCACGCGAAACCCTCGAGCAGTCACGCGATCGCTTCACCGCCGGCGTCGCCGATACCGTCGAACTCGTTCAGGCCGAACAGTCCGTTGTCCAGGCGGACGACGACTCCATCACCGCCGTCTTCGAGCACAATCTTGCCAAGGTCGCTCTGGCCCGCGCCATGGGCAACGCCGAGCAAACCCTGCCACAACTTCTGAGGAAACCCTAG
- a CDS encoding alpha/beta fold hydrolase, whose protein sequence is MSVSKIKTKVLRQAYEQTGPTKGEPLILVHGWPDSPRTWDKVLPLLHQAGYQTIVPYLRGYGPCSFRDPLLGRKPRRTGQPVAFAQDIIHLADHLDIKRFHFIGHDWGARTGYALAALFSKRLRSLTAVSVPFEPGKASPPKFPQAEAFWYQWLLCTNPGEKKFREDPTAFGQAQWDAWSPAGWYKHSDLAAAAKSWEGKDFEDVVLHGYRSRWGHAEQDPQYADLQSRFDSTKTLNTPTLLLHGREDHCELVDTTDGAERYFTSPYHRVLLDGVGHFPQRESPELSAAIILKHIRQNSV, encoded by the coding sequence ATGTCTGTCTCAAAGATCAAGACAAAAGTGCTTCGCCAGGCGTATGAACAAACCGGTCCCACGAAGGGTGAGCCGCTGATCCTCGTGCATGGCTGGCCGGATTCGCCGCGCACATGGGATAAGGTTCTTCCTTTATTGCACCAGGCTGGCTACCAAACGATCGTTCCATACCTTCGCGGATACGGGCCGTGTAGCTTTCGTGATCCATTACTTGGTCGCAAGCCACGTAGAACAGGCCAGCCAGTCGCTTTTGCTCAGGACATCATCCACCTGGCAGATCATCTCGATATCAAACGGTTTCACTTCATCGGACACGATTGGGGTGCGAGGACGGGTTACGCTCTCGCAGCTTTGTTCTCAAAGCGGCTTAGGTCTTTGACCGCTGTTTCCGTGCCCTTTGAACCGGGCAAAGCGTCTCCTCCGAAGTTCCCGCAGGCTGAAGCATTCTGGTATCAGTGGCTTCTCTGCACTAATCCAGGCGAGAAGAAGTTCCGCGAGGACCCAACCGCATTTGGGCAAGCACAGTGGGATGCCTGGAGCCCTGCCGGATGGTACAAGCACAGTGATTTGGCTGCGGCCGCCAAAAGTTGGGAGGGTAAAGATTTCGAAGATGTCGTGCTGCACGGCTATCGCTCCCGCTGGGGACACGCGGAGCAAGATCCGCAGTATGCCGACCTACAGTCTCGTTTCGACTCCACAAAGACGCTTAATACTCCGACGCTTCTGTTACACGGCCGTGAGGATCATTGTGAGCTCGTTGACACAACAGATGGTGCGGAGCGCTACTTCACGTCTCCTTACCATCGTGTCCTGCTCGATGGCGTTGGTCACTTTCCCCAACGCGAAAGTCCGGAGTTGAGCGCAGCGATCATCCTAAAACACATACGTCAGAATTCCGTTTGA
- a CDS encoding GMC family oxidoreductase: MASFVPRFHPSDFEVYTRDGVGADWPIDYADIEPYYQLLEREMPVAGPAWYPWGKPHGHPYGPHPMGGVGDTLIKGCTRLGIPVSAGGPVAILSASHGNRPHCIYRGFCIQGCKVGAKASTLITHVPDALKCGAEIRDHSMVSRISVGADGRSDGVFYFDREGRERFQRARCVIVSGYAIETPRLLLNSACPGHEGGLANSSGTLGKYLMAQAGNVILGRFEELIRMYKAPPAHALTEEFYETDPKRDFARGFAVQTVGPLPIAFAKQIMAAKQTWGWGLRRNMMDYNHWSALGLLGEILPWEDNRVELATGADEKDRFGLPVAKVTFSLKDNDKRMIEFGKNKVMEIMAAAGAREIVQEARYAHLVGAARMSATPETGVCDKFGRTWDVENLFVMDGSVMPTQGSANPGLTIQALAARTADYLISNHESIFAGGGRNLIPPAIRTSLSPPGTFGRGVPHI, encoded by the coding sequence TTGGCCTCGTTTGTACCCCGCTTTCATCCATCTGACTTTGAGGTTTATACACGGGATGGTGTGGGAGCGGACTGGCCGATCGACTATGCGGACATTGAGCCTTACTACCAGTTGCTCGAGCGGGAGATGCCTGTTGCAGGACCAGCTTGGTATCCATGGGGTAAGCCACATGGCCATCCATACGGTCCACATCCCATGGGCGGCGTGGGCGATACTCTGATCAAGGGCTGCACGCGCCTGGGAATTCCAGTCTCCGCCGGCGGACCCGTGGCGATTCTCTCCGCATCGCATGGAAACCGGCCGCACTGCATCTATCGCGGCTTCTGCATCCAGGGATGCAAGGTTGGTGCCAAGGCTTCTACGCTAATCACGCATGTGCCCGACGCACTGAAGTGTGGCGCGGAGATACGCGACCACTCCATGGTCTCGCGGATCTCCGTAGGTGCGGATGGGCGCAGCGATGGGGTCTTCTACTTCGACCGTGAAGGGAGGGAGCGGTTTCAGCGGGCGCGTTGCGTGATCGTCAGTGGGTATGCGATCGAGACGCCTAGGCTGCTGTTGAACTCGGCGTGTCCGGGACATGAGGGAGGGCTCGCGAACTCCTCCGGTACGCTGGGCAAATACCTAATGGCGCAGGCCGGAAATGTGATTCTGGGACGTTTCGAGGAACTGATACGCATGTACAAGGCCCCACCCGCGCATGCGCTGACGGAGGAATTTTATGAGACCGATCCCAAGCGCGATTTCGCGCGAGGGTTCGCAGTGCAGACGGTCGGGCCGTTGCCCATTGCGTTCGCAAAACAGATCATGGCGGCGAAGCAGACATGGGGCTGGGGACTGCGCCGGAACATGATGGACTACAACCATTGGTCCGCACTGGGTCTGCTTGGTGAGATTCTGCCTTGGGAGGATAATCGCGTCGAGCTTGCAACCGGTGCCGATGAGAAAGACCGGTTCGGGCTGCCGGTGGCAAAGGTAACGTTCTCCCTAAAGGACAACGACAAGAGGATGATCGAGTTCGGCAAAAACAAGGTGATGGAAATCATGGCTGCGGCGGGGGCGAGGGAGATCGTTCAGGAGGCCCGGTATGCGCATCTGGTTGGTGCAGCACGGATGTCGGCTACTCCAGAGACGGGAGTGTGCGATAAGTTTGGACGGACCTGGGACGTCGAAAACCTCTTCGTAATGGATGGCTCGGTCATGCCCACGCAGGGCTCAGCAAACCCTGGCCTCACGATCCAAGCTCTCGCAGCGAGGACCGCAGACTACTTGATCTCGAACCATGAATCTATCTTTGCCGGCGGAGGCCGTAATTTGATCCCCCCCGCCATTCGTACCTCGCTTTCCCCACCAGGAACCTTCGGCCGCGGAGTGCCGCACATCTAA
- a CDS encoding thiamine pyrophosphate-dependent enzyme, translating to MNASDVLVERLLAWGVDTFFGLPGDGINGVMESLRKAQDKIRFIHVRHEESAAFMACAYAKFTGRLGVCLATSGPGGIHLLNGLYDAKMDQQPVLAITGMQFTDVTNTFGQQDVELDKLFMDVCVYNTRVMSASHMEPAADLAVRTAIMKRGVAHLTIPIDIQIQDVKIAERSDRNVAHHTSTNSAISGNLPQANELKLAADLINHGKRIAIMAGQGALHATDELLQLAELMGAPIIKPLLGKGVIPDESPYTTGGIGLLGTKPSQDVIENCDTLIMVGTSYPYMEYLPKPGDAKCIQIDANAQRIGLRYPADVGLVGDSKKTLQMLLPMLKKNSYRKFLERAQEDMKDWIKTLEKEGTNPAKPMKPQVVGWELGKRAKENAIIVSDSGTNTTVWARYMLSKQGQQHSCSGNLATMACGMPYAIAAQVAFPDRQVIGVVGDGGFTMLMGEIITAVTYKLPIKLVIIKNNTLGQIKWEQMVFEGNPEYQCDLLPIDFVALARAVGAEGVRIDDQATAGEMLDKALAMPGPVIIEAVVDPFTAMLPPKITPTQALHFSESLMKGEPNRMKIALTAASDTVRQII from the coding sequence ATGAATGCATCGGATGTTTTGGTAGAGCGGCTCCTGGCATGGGGCGTGGACACCTTCTTCGGTTTGCCTGGGGATGGCATCAACGGGGTGATGGAATCGCTGCGAAAGGCCCAGGACAAGATCCGCTTCATCCATGTGCGGCATGAGGAGTCTGCTGCATTCATGGCATGCGCGTATGCGAAGTTCACTGGACGTTTGGGTGTATGTCTTGCGACCTCAGGTCCAGGTGGGATCCACCTGCTGAACGGACTATACGACGCAAAGATGGACCAGCAACCGGTGCTCGCGATAACGGGGATGCAGTTTACTGACGTCACCAACACTTTTGGGCAGCAGGACGTGGAGTTGGACAAGTTGTTCATGGATGTTTGTGTGTACAACACGCGTGTAATGAGTGCCTCTCACATGGAGCCTGCAGCTGACCTTGCAGTGCGGACCGCGATTATGAAGCGCGGTGTGGCCCACCTGACGATCCCGATCGATATCCAGATACAGGATGTGAAGATAGCGGAGCGGTCCGATCGTAACGTGGCACATCACACATCGACCAACTCTGCCATCAGCGGGAACCTGCCGCAGGCGAACGAATTGAAGCTGGCTGCAGACCTAATCAACCATGGCAAGCGCATTGCGATCATGGCGGGGCAAGGTGCACTTCATGCAACTGACGAGTTGCTGCAACTGGCGGAGCTGATGGGTGCGCCGATCATCAAGCCACTGCTGGGCAAGGGAGTGATTCCGGATGAATCGCCTTATACGACTGGCGGCATTGGGCTGCTGGGAACTAAGCCTTCTCAGGATGTTATCGAGAATTGCGACACGCTGATTATGGTGGGGACTTCGTATCCATACATGGAGTATCTTCCGAAGCCGGGCGATGCGAAGTGCATCCAGATCGATGCGAACGCGCAGCGGATTGGGCTGCGGTATCCAGCGGATGTGGGGCTCGTTGGAGACTCGAAGAAGACTTTGCAGATGTTGCTGCCAATGTTGAAGAAGAACAGCTATCGCAAGTTTCTGGAGAGAGCCCAGGAAGACATGAAAGATTGGATCAAGACCTTGGAAAAAGAGGGGACCAATCCCGCCAAACCCATGAAGCCGCAGGTGGTTGGATGGGAGTTGGGTAAGCGTGCGAAGGAGAACGCTATCATCGTCTCCGACTCCGGTACGAATACGACGGTTTGGGCGCGGTACATGCTCTCGAAGCAGGGCCAACAGCACTCATGCTCGGGTAATCTCGCGACGATGGCTTGCGGAATGCCTTATGCGATTGCGGCGCAGGTTGCGTTTCCGGACCGGCAGGTCATCGGAGTGGTGGGTGACGGCGGGTTCACGATGCTGATGGGCGAGATCATCACGGCGGTGACGTACAAGCTGCCGATCAAGCTGGTGATCATAAAGAACAACACGCTGGGACAGATCAAATGGGAGCAGATGGTCTTCGAGGGAAACCCTGAGTATCAGTGTGATCTTCTGCCCATTGACTTTGTTGCGCTGGCCAGGGCGGTAGGGGCGGAAGGTGTGCGTATCGACGACCAGGCGACAGCGGGCGAGATGCTGGACAAGGCACTCGCGATGCCCGGGCCGGTGATCATTGAAGCAGTAGTCGATCCATTTACGGCAATGTTGCCGCCAAAGATCACGCCAACTCAGGCCTTGCACTTTTCTGAATCGTTGATGAAGGGCGAACCAAACCGGATGAAGATTGCGCTGACTGCGGCGAGTGATACGGTTCGGCAGATTATCTGA
- a CDS encoding gluconate 2-dehydrogenase subunit 3 family protein, producing the protein MSELPIDLGTGKPMPPREQPGYYPGFSTVSQKAYWDAATRAVVLRRLEQPKPLRFFTAAEAVTMEAVTARVMPQEDRIASRRIPVLAGIDERLAENRIDGYRYEDMPADQEAYRLGVLAFETMAQEQHAGPFAGLTVMQQEELLKSLNEGKPFAAKELWAGMNVQRFWSMLVGDCCAVYYAHPWAWDEIGFGGPSYPRGYMRLEGGEPEPWEVEEQRYEWAPPPDTLSAEEQGSEHTHAENTPGQGGTH; encoded by the coding sequence ATGTCTGAACTTCCGATCGATCTGGGCACTGGAAAGCCAATGCCTCCACGCGAGCAGCCGGGGTACTATCCGGGTTTCAGCACCGTGAGCCAAAAGGCTTATTGGGATGCCGCAACAAGGGCCGTGGTGCTTAGAAGGCTTGAGCAGCCGAAGCCGCTGAGGTTCTTTACGGCGGCTGAGGCGGTGACGATGGAGGCGGTTACAGCTCGGGTCATGCCGCAAGAGGATCGGATAGCTTCGCGTCGAATTCCTGTGCTGGCTGGAATTGATGAGAGGCTGGCTGAGAACCGGATCGATGGCTACCGGTATGAGGACATGCCGGCTGACCAAGAGGCGTATCGGCTCGGAGTACTGGCGTTTGAAACGATGGCGCAGGAGCAGCACGCAGGGCCATTTGCAGGCCTGACCGTGATGCAGCAGGAGGAGTTGCTGAAGTCACTGAACGAAGGCAAGCCGTTTGCGGCGAAGGAGCTTTGGGCGGGGATGAATGTGCAGCGGTTCTGGTCGATGCTCGTGGGAGATTGCTGCGCGGTTTACTATGCGCATCCGTGGGCATGGGATGAGATTGGATTCGGCGGGCCTTCTTACCCGAGAGGGTATATGCGGCTGGAAGGTGGAGAGCCTGAGCCGTGGGAGGTTGAAGAGCAGCGCTATGAGTGGGCTCCACCACCGGATACTTTGTCTGCTGAAGAGCAAGGAAGCGAACATACGCATGCCGAGAACACACCAGGACAGGGAGGGACGCATTGA
- a CDS encoding cyclase family protein encodes MIYDLAQPLYNNGPQFPDQPPNSIRYYQRAVVKGATVERLEIMTHSGSHVDAPFHYKPQLPTISELPLSHFYGPCVGLDLRPVEACHAIDADDLQKHETLITEGVFLLLKTGWGDRRANTKEFLTDWPYMSGDGARYLVERGIKGLGIDVLSTGGYPDEHAEADAHLELLGAQKLLLEDIHIPDELLDGRHRHFAAFPILIANAGGSWVRPVVWDTGDLDGAQPATELRTELPPSVAGLIALERDTR; translated from the coding sequence ATGATCTACGATCTCGCACAGCCCTTATATAACAACGGACCACAATTTCCGGATCAGCCGCCTAATTCGATCCGTTACTACCAACGTGCGGTGGTGAAGGGTGCGACGGTAGAACGTCTGGAGATCATGACGCATTCAGGCTCGCATGTGGATGCGCCGTTTCACTACAAGCCGCAGCTGCCTACGATCAGCGAGTTGCCGCTTTCACATTTTTACGGACCGTGCGTTGGGCTCGATCTGCGTCCCGTTGAGGCCTGTCATGCAATCGATGCGGATGACCTGCAAAAGCATGAGACGTTGATCACAGAGGGTGTGTTTCTCTTGCTTAAGACAGGGTGGGGCGATCGCCGTGCGAACACGAAGGAGTTCCTGACGGACTGGCCTTATATGTCGGGCGATGGTGCACGATACCTCGTGGAGCGGGGGATTAAGGGGTTGGGCATCGACGTGCTTTCAACAGGTGGCTACCCGGATGAACATGCTGAGGCCGATGCTCATCTGGAGCTTTTAGGCGCCCAGAAATTGCTGCTGGAAGACATTCATATTCCAGATGAATTGCTGGATGGGCGGCACAGGCACTTCGCGGCCTTCCCCATTTTGATTGCGAATGCCGGTGGCTCCTGGGTGCGCCCTGTGGTGTGGGATACAGGCGATCTCGATGGCGCGCAGCCTGCGACGGAGCTACGGACGGAGCTTCCGCCCAGCGTAGCCGGCCTGATCGCACTGGAGCGTGATACGAGATGA
- a CDS encoding alpha/beta fold hydrolase: protein MAYVVTEDGTEIFYRDLGTGKPVVLIHGWPLSGDSWDKQTNFLAEHGLRVIAYDRRGFGRSGQPWSGYDYDTLASDLNKLLEELALTEVTLVGFSMGGGEVVRYLSRYGSARVSKAVLVSAVTPYLLKTSDNPDGVDPKVFEEIEENLRKDRPAFLNEFGPKFYGRSVVHHTVSEPVLEWTQSMALTGSLRSTLQTAKSWSSTDFREEMKSITIPVLVIHGTSDNTVPIDASGRRSVKILPNAALTEYDGEPHGLFLTAADRLNEELLQFVGGPREPISTPVLS from the coding sequence ATGGCATATGTAGTGACAGAAGACGGAACAGAGATCTTTTATCGTGATTTGGGAACGGGAAAACCAGTTGTACTGATTCATGGATGGCCACTCAGCGGCGATTCCTGGGACAAGCAGACGAACTTCTTGGCTGAACATGGTCTCCGGGTCATCGCCTATGATCGGCGAGGCTTTGGCCGTTCAGGACAGCCTTGGTCTGGGTACGACTACGACACGCTTGCATCCGATCTAAACAAACTCCTGGAAGAGCTGGCCCTTACGGAGGTCACGCTGGTCGGCTTCTCGATGGGAGGCGGGGAGGTCGTTCGCTATCTCAGCCGCTATGGATCCGCGCGCGTGTCCAAGGCCGTTCTGGTTTCGGCGGTTACTCCGTACCTCCTGAAAACCAGCGACAATCCAGACGGCGTTGACCCGAAGGTCTTCGAAGAAATTGAAGAAAACCTACGCAAAGACCGTCCGGCGTTCCTCAACGAGTTTGGACCTAAGTTCTATGGAAGATCTGTAGTTCACCACACCGTCTCTGAACCGGTTCTGGAGTGGACGCAATCGATGGCGTTGACGGGTTCGCTCCGCTCGACGTTGCAGACAGCGAAATCCTGGTCCTCGACCGATTTTCGTGAGGAGATGAAGAGCATCACGATCCCTGTTCTTGTCATCCACGGGACAAGCGATAACACCGTGCCGATCGATGCTTCGGGCCGGAGATCAGTGAAGATTCTTCCGAACGCCGCACTCACTGAGTACGACGGCGAGCCACATGGGCTTTTCCTTACGGCAGCTGATCGCCTCAACGAAGAGCTGCTCCAGTTCGTTGGCGGTCCGCGAGAGCCGATCAGTACGCCAGTCCTCAGCTAA
- a CDS encoding enolase C-terminal domain-like protein yields MNRRLQIHNTRASAFTIPTDGPEADGTFAWDSTTLIVVEISVGGKEGIGYTYSHAVTASLALDLMQKTVEGADPFETSALFVKMRRMQRNYGSQGIAATALSAIDMALWDLKAKLLDLPLVNLLGRIREKTPVYVSGGFTTYTDSQLSKQLAGWVEQGIPRVKMKIGTHPDKDVGRVKTARRAIGAEAELFVDANGAYTRKQALDFAYTFHSEYGVNWFEEPVSSDDLAGLRLLRDQGPGGMEIAAGEYAWREFELRAMLEAGAVDVLQADATRCGGVTGFMAAAALAEAHDVPLSAHCGPTAHLHLACAAKPLRHVEYFHDHARIEAMLFDGFRSPVNGDMEPDLSRPGLGFYFKHQDAEPYRTA; encoded by the coding sequence ATGAACAGGCGGCTTCAAATTCACAACACCCGTGCCTCCGCCTTCACTATCCCCACGGATGGACCGGAGGCGGACGGCACGTTTGCATGGGACAGCACGACGTTGATAGTTGTGGAGATTAGCGTGGGCGGCAAGGAAGGGATCGGCTATACGTACTCGCATGCGGTGACGGCATCGTTGGCTCTGGACCTGATGCAGAAGACGGTTGAAGGCGCGGACCCGTTTGAGACCTCTGCATTATTTGTGAAGATGCGAAGGATGCAGCGGAACTACGGCAGCCAGGGGATTGCGGCGACCGCGCTTTCTGCGATCGATATGGCACTCTGGGATTTGAAGGCGAAGCTGTTGGATCTGCCACTCGTGAATCTGCTGGGCCGCATACGCGAGAAGACGCCGGTATATGTGTCAGGTGGCTTTACGACGTACACAGACTCGCAGTTGTCGAAGCAGTTGGCTGGTTGGGTGGAACAGGGAATTCCGCGGGTGAAGATGAAGATCGGCACGCATCCAGACAAGGATGTTGGGCGCGTGAAGACTGCACGTAGGGCGATCGGTGCAGAGGCTGAGTTGTTTGTTGATGCGAATGGGGCGTATACGCGAAAGCAAGCTCTGGACTTCGCGTATACGTTCCATTCCGAGTATGGCGTGAACTGGTTTGAGGAGCCCGTGAGTTCGGATGATCTTGCTGGGCTCCGTCTGCTCCGGGATCAGGGCCCGGGCGGGATGGAGATTGCGGCGGGTGAGTATGCGTGGCGTGAGTTTGAGTTGCGGGCGATGCTTGAGGCCGGTGCGGTAGATGTCCTGCAGGCGGATGCTACGCGGTGCGGCGGGGTAACGGGCTTCATGGCTGCGGCCGCCCTTGCAGAAGCGCATGACGTGCCGCTCTCTGCTCATTGCGGGCCCACGGCTCATTTGCATCTCGCGTGTGCCGCGAAGCCACTTCGTCACGTTGAGTATTTCCACGATCATGCGCGCATTGAAGCCATGTTGTTCGATGGTTTTCGCTCGCCTGTGAATGGGGATATGGAGCCTGACCTGAGCCGTCCGGGTCTGGGTTTCTATTTCAAACATCAAGACGCTGAACCGTATCGAACCGCCTGA
- a CDS encoding HlyD family secretion protein: protein MADQQPPELPQLPQIPTDHLLPSEAGESHPMMDAALSTGHSAGHIAEPHADLALRMLYDEQTRLRTELNDLRRKSEEKKDDKKKGEKKDDQVGDDKEEEEGGDDKKDGEKKDGDDKKEEKPPLKERVHEVEKKTKGWTRQHPIATVAIIAGVIILIIATILLVHYLDSYESTDDAFIDGHTDPISFRISGIVSKVYVENTFRVKKGQLLVELDDRDNQVAREQAAANYAQSQAAVRAQSPNVGITATDQNTQVISRDYNVINNEAQVAQAEERYRSALADLRQAEAQEGNAIREEERYGMLVVKEEVTREQYDQRATERRTQAEVVASRRNSAEAAHKSVTQAEAQLEIAKQQARQARQDTPRQIQMQREMLAQRKASELAAKAQSDQSQLNLEYTRIYAPEDGIIGDKQVQVATQVAPGQELFALTQTNDIWITANFKETEIRRMHPGQGVTIYVDALSQKFQGYVEALPGGTGAVYSLLPPENATGNYVKVVQRLPVRIRINAGQDGAQRLAPGMSVEPKVWVNH, encoded by the coding sequence ATGGCCGACCAGCAACCACCAGAGCTTCCGCAGCTTCCCCAGATTCCAACCGACCATCTCCTCCCCAGTGAGGCTGGCGAATCCCACCCCATGATGGACGCCGCCCTATCTACCGGCCACAGCGCCGGACACATCGCAGAGCCCCACGCCGATCTCGCACTCCGCATGCTCTACGACGAGCAAACCCGCCTCCGCACGGAGCTCAACGACCTCCGCAGAAAATCTGAAGAGAAGAAAGATGACAAAAAGAAAGGAGAAAAGAAAGACGATCAAGTTGGAGACGACAAAGAAGAAGAAGAAGGCGGAGATGACAAGAAAGACGGTGAGAAGAAAGACGGTGACGATAAGAAAGAAGAAAAGCCTCCCCTCAAAGAGCGCGTCCATGAAGTGGAAAAGAAGACCAAAGGCTGGACCCGTCAGCATCCCATCGCAACCGTCGCCATCATCGCGGGCGTCATCATCCTCATCATCGCAACCATCCTTCTGGTTCATTACCTCGATAGCTACGAAAGCACCGACGACGCCTTCATCGACGGCCACACCGATCCCATCAGCTTCCGCATCAGCGGCATCGTCTCCAAGGTCTACGTTGAAAATACCTTCCGCGTGAAGAAAGGTCAGCTTCTGGTTGAGCTCGATGACCGCGACAACCAGGTCGCCAGGGAGCAGGCCGCCGCCAATTACGCTCAATCCCAGGCCGCCGTCCGCGCCCAGTCTCCCAACGTAGGCATCACCGCGACCGACCAGAACACCCAGGTCATCAGCCGCGATTACAACGTCATCAACAACGAAGCTCAGGTCGCCCAGGCGGAAGAGCGTTACCGCTCCGCCCTCGCCGACCTCCGCCAGGCCGAAGCCCAGGAGGGCAACGCCATCCGCGAGGAAGAGCGCTACGGCATGCTCGTCGTCAAGGAAGAGGTCACACGCGAGCAGTACGACCAGCGCGCCACGGAACGCCGCACTCAGGCCGAGGTTGTCGCCAGCCGCCGCAACTCAGCCGAGGCCGCCCACAAGTCCGTCACCCAGGCTGAAGCCCAGCTTGAGATCGCAAAGCAGCAAGCCCGCCAGGCCCGCCAGGACACGCCACGCCAGATCCAGATGCAGCGTGAGATGCTGGCCCAGCGTAAGGCCAGCGAGCTTGCCGCCAAGGCCCAGTCAGACCAGAGCCAGCTCAATCTGGAGTACACCCGCATCTACGCACCGGAGGACGGCATCATCGGGGATAAGCAGGTGCAGGTCGCCACCCAGGTCGCACCCGGCCAGGAGCTCTTCGCCCTCACCCAGACCAACGACATCTGGATCACCGCCAACTTCAAGGAGACCGAGATCCGCCGCATGCATCCCGGCCAGGGCGTCACCATCTATGTCGATGCGCTCTCGCAGAAGTTCCAGGGCTACGTGGAAGCTCTCCCCGGCGGCACCGGCGCGGTCTATAGTTTGCTCCCGCCGGAGAACGCCACCGGCAATTACGTCAAGGTCGTACAGCGCCTCCCCGTGCGCATCCGCATCAACGCCGGACAGGACGGGGCGCAGCGCCTGGCTCCCGGCATGTCCGTTGAACCAAAGGTCTGGGTGAATCATTAG